CTGGGATCCTGTAGGTAGGCAGTTGTGTGCTATTCTCCATAGCACAATCTTCATCTTGTTTGGGCACTGAATAGTCCAGAGTTTCTTCCAAACCTTCTCCATATGATCTTGTTTTGAAGATGAACCTGTACCAGGACGGCTTCGGTTAATCCAAAACTGGTGAGATTTCATTAAGTTATATGCTGATCTAACAGTATAAGCACCACTTTTGGAGTAAGGCCAAGATGCGAAGTCATTACAACCAACTGTGCTAATAGGAATGCTTAAAATTTTCTCTGCTATTTCTTCCGGGAAAAAGTTCCTAATCAGATTTACATTCCACATGTGCTCATTCTCCAACATCAAATAATGACTCTTCTATCCTCTAGACCAGGCGAGTAGGTTGTTAAAATGGCAGTTATAATACCCGGGATCCAATGATCCTTGAGAATGTCGATGTGCTTACCATCACCTACTCTCCACAGTAGTCCTCTCTGGAGAAGTTTTTTGCCATGCATAATGCTGCGCCAAACATATGAAGATGATCTTGGGCATTTTGCTGTCCAGAAGTCCCCATTTGGATAATATAGGCCTTTAAGAACTTGTGCACATAATGACTTAGGCTCGGTCTTTAAGAGTAGCAACTCGGAGGAGATGTCCCGAAAGCCCATTCCACCCACATACTTTGGTGATGATAACCAGTCCCATGATCTCCAATGCAATTTTTTCTTTCCGTCTTCAATACCCCACCAGAagttaataaaaacatgtatcctcTGTTCTCAAATCTGATTGTAGAAATATGAAAGCCAATCCTAACCTGGATGTTTATGTTATATTTTTTATGCTTATGTTGAGTTGTTCTATTTTGTAGGCAGAGCCGGCTTCCAGGTACCTCTACTTCACTATCCAGAAAACATCTCCTCCGAGTTGCTACTCTTAAATAAAGAGTATGCTTGGCATATAGGAGGTGGCTTCTCTCAACATGATGTGCAAGAGTGGAAGCTTCTATATCACAGTTCTCTTCATGGACAAAGCTTCAACACTTTCTTAGGCAATGTAACGTGAGTACTATTGAATATTTTGATGTTCTGGTCATTTTCAAGGCTCGATTCTTAGGCCAGAAGGGCAAAAGAGCATTTTTCGACTTAGGGGCAGAAATGAGTAGTGTGTTACAACTAAgggcagaaaataaataaaaacctaaaatATATCTTGCGCTGATGTTCTCTATATAGATTCTGTGAACATGCTTGACGGCTTATTCCATGATGGCGACTTTTATGTGTAGATTTTTCACTGCGTTCATAATTCTTGGCATGTTCCTTATTTTATAGGAATGGAGATGCACAGACTGTTTTGGTTATTAAAGATACAGAAGGTTCCGTTTATGGTGCATATGCATCACAACCATGGGAAAGGCACAGTGATTTTTATGGTGACATGAAGACATTCCTTTTCAAGTTATATCCCGAACCGTCCATATTTCGCCCTACAGGAGCAAACAAAAGTTTGCAATGGGTAGGCCTATCTTGTCTCCCTTTATTTACTGAATGTATTGTCATTCATCATCCCAAGTTTGAAGTGGTGTAGGAGCGATTTTTCACAATTAGCTTATTTTGACAGTGTGCTGTGAACTTCACCTCTGAGAACATTCCAAATGGCATCGGCTTTGGAGGGAAGCCACATCACTTTGGGCTTTTCCTCTCTGCAGGCTTCGATCAAGGGCACTCATTTACCTCCAGCACATTCACCAATCCTCCCCTTTCCAACACGGGCAGGTTCAGACCAGAAGTTATTGAATGTTGGGGGATACAAGTGAAGGGATCAAATGACGAAAAGCCGGAGCTTGTCAAGGGGACGGTCCTTGAGAGATTCAAGGAGGATCGGAACATGCTGAAGCTGATTGGTATGGCGAGTGCGAGTGACTGAGCACTGAAAAAATCACAATAGCAGACATTTGGAGGTGTTGTGTACAGCACTCTTTTTTATGGGAAATAATACCCTTACTTATATCTGGTCGCTACTCTTGAGTTTTAGCTCTTCGAGCTTTTTTGTTTCACATCCAAAGTGATACAAGGTTAGCTGCATGGAGTTGTTGGTGTATACTGTATGGATCCAGGACGTACTTTTCTGCCCCTAACTGTCTGTTCATTTGTCAAGATGGATCTTCGAAAGCTGGCTGCTGAGTAAAGGATGTGTGAAATGTGTTCTAAAACTAAATCAGTGTAGCATGTATTGGGGTGGACAAAGTAATGAGTGGATACAGTTCAGTTCTCTTGAACTTTGCAGTGACACTTGTCCGTTGATTGATGCGGGTTCATTTTTGTACAAGTAATCTCTCCTGTGGCGGCACGTGGCACGCAATGTCGTCCTGTACACAGCCCCCGCTTCAGTAATTTTCAGAATAGATTTACATTGAAATGCCCCTATCTTTGTAAATCCCAAAACATTAACCCGCACCATCATATTCTCCAATTCCCAAACCCTAGCCAAATCTctaactgatgcggagcatcctacggtcatccccatggacctaccatcgtctcatcaaaagccaagaggacctatgacacgagctagagctagagctctcgagaacgaggtgacttccttccttagtgatatcacacatgatccactcgagacatggctactacctaagtccgatatgctatgcatgattaggtgtcaagaggagcctcccgaggatgcacgtgaagacggacaagccgtcaagttcacggatgaagagaaccaacggaaacgggcaagttcacctttcaggccccggacatccggccatgaccccggaaatccggcccctggagcatccaCCGCAGCAGCAGCCCAGACGGCCAaacctacagggcccggacatccggcgtccagccccagcccggaaatccggccaaaagcccggacatccggcggcacgctacagaacatccagaagttttgccctccagcccggatatccgccccccagcccggacatccggcctctcctgaaaccccggacatccggcccgtcgcccggacatccggccacccctgtctgcgcacagtaagggccgaggcccgtgtaccccttcgactccctagactatatatactctttctcctccatctttctagggttagcattggtttagctcatatgtgagatagagcattgctcatccatacggatctcctcctcgagagagactgcggcccctcttcggagacgatccacgttggattcaagaccccctcttgggtggcccccttcaagacctcctttcggagaaaaaccggttacctatgtatcgtcccttgttggatttggatcgtgtatctct
This window of the Triticum aestivum cultivar Chinese Spring chromosome 5D, IWGSC CS RefSeq v2.1, whole genome shotgun sequence genome carries:
- the LOC123120136 gene encoding MTOR-associated protein MEAK7, which encodes MGNSQASPSSASSASFVMASRAFSKQALDDLRAHFSSLAAQSGTRGRAISRPVFLDYFGVRGALGDRLFQLVAKESSVEDGVTFEGLIVSKATYERGTKDEADEFIFQLCDVMGDSILTRSDLEAVLASIHETIFADNKEAKEGSNKSTFEAFHNSAVFSKDAEGVSEKSMSLSDFRNWCIVMPSLRKFLGSLLMPPDSGRAGFQVPLLHYPENISSELLLLNKEYAWHIGGGFSQHDVQEWKLLYHSSLHGQSFNTFLGNVTNGDAQTVLVIKDTEGSVYGAYASQPWERHSDFYGDMKTFLFKLYPEPSIFRPTGANKSLQWCAVNFTSENIPNGIGFGGKPHHFGLFLSAGFDQGHSFTSSTFTNPPLSNTGRFRPEVIECWGIQVKGSNDEKPELVKGTVLERFKEDRNMLKLIGMASASD